Part of the Tolypothrix sp. PCC 7910 genome, ATACAAAATAATCTCAGCTAATATTTGGGAATCAGATTTTATACGCATCTAGACAGATAAAATCTGACTATTGCGTAATTATTGTTGATAAATTAAATCCTCAGAACGCTCATCCAGAGCTACTTTATGATCAGTATCCTCGAATTGTGCAGTATTAATATGTATATATTGATCAGCCAATAAATAGTTGATGATTCTGATGAACTTAACTTAGGAATCAATTCGGAGGATTTGACACCGATAATAAGCGTAGACATCAAAAAGAGCGCCAACAAAACTACAAGTTAAACTAATAACAAATAAGCCGCGCAGAGGCGTACCACTGCCAAAGGTAGCGAGAAAATGTATAATTTGTTGAGCGATCGCTTCATTGATGCCTTGTAACCCTGGGATGTGAGCTAACAAAGAGACTACAAGCAAGAAGCCACCGACTAAGAGCATGGGCAAGGAAAAGCTAAAAACAATCGTAAGTAGCAGGGAACGGAGAAAGTTAGTAAAAACAGTCATTGAGACGACGCTCCGCGGTTAAGGTAGACAATAGCGTTAAAAGCTGTAATGTCATCTTCTACAATAAGTGCGATCGCCCCTCAGCAACCAAGATGTCAAAAATCTTAAGTTTTCATTAAAAAAAAGTGCTATCTCACAGATGAGTTTGCTTGAGCATAAATAGAGCATGAAGCGACCTAAACCTTTGCTATATATAGATTTTAGTTTATAGTTAGCACCCAAAAGCAATTCCAGCTTGCTCAAAAAACCCTTAATTTTATGAGACGAGCTTTAAAGTAAGTTAATCTTTCGGAGTGGGGCATGGGGCAGGGGGAAAATTCTTAATTCCCATTACTCATTACCAATTACCCATTACTCATTACTCATTACTCATTACTTATGCCCCATGCCCCATCCCCAAACTTTTTCCACTTACCAATTCCCTGAAGGGGTTTAGTTTCGCTATTCTTAAGGCAGTTACCGAGTTAGCTACAAAACATTGAGTGAGACTACATCCAAATCCAGTTTAGGAGCGTGGGGTCAGCGGTTGCTGGCGGCGATTTTTCTGGGTGGACAAGTATTGGTTCACCTCCTACGAATCAGAATTCATTGGCGAAATACTAAAGAGCAAATGGCAGCAGTTGGGCCAGATTCGCTCTTTATTGCGCTATTAACGGCTATTTTTGTGGGCGCTGTGTTCACCATTCAGGTAGCACGGGAGTTTATTAATTTCGGGGCGGGAAATCTTGTTGGCGGGGTGCTGGCGGTAGCCTTAACCAGAGAACTTTCGCCTGTATTGACAGCAGTAATTTTAGCGGGGCGAGTTGGTTCTGCTTTTGCAGCTGAAATTGGTACTATGCGGGTCACAGAGCAAATTGATGCTTTGTTAATGCTCAGAACTGACCCCATAGATTATCTAGTTATTCCCCGTGTCTTAGCTTGTTGCTTAATGTTGCCGATTTTAACTCTGTTGTCTTTGGTGACAGGGTTGTTAGGGGGAATGTTAATTGCCACAAATTTATACAGCATCGCTGATACGGTATTTCTAGACTCAGCGCGTAATCTGCTTGGTCTTTGGGATATTTTGAGCGCCATGATTAAGGCGTTTTGCTTTGGAATTTTAATTGCGGTAATTGGTTGTAGCTGGGGTTTAACAACAACCGGAGGTGCAAAAGGAGTAGGACAATCAACTACCACTGCTGTAGTAACTGCCTTGCTAATTATATTTGTAAGTAACTTCTTTCTTTCTTGGTTAATGTTTCAGGGCCCTGGTAGTGCATTGATCAAAGGAATGTAATTTTAACTCTCACACCTAATACACCTCCTCAACCACAAAATTTTAAAATAAGAAACAAGCAGGCTTTATATCTGTAGCCCAAGGCTTGCAGCCTCTAGGCATTTCTCTGATGTAAAATCACACCACTGGTAACAACGCTCTAACCCGAGCAACGCAGTGGTTCCAGAATCAAAACTCTAAAATTGATATGACTAGTTCATTTGCACCTAACGCTACATCTACTGTCGAACTCAAACCTAGCTACAATATCCCTGTAGTTTTGCTAGTTGCTTCTATTCCACTGCTGCTAGTTCAACCTTTACTAGGAGGCATCATTGGATTGCTGGGTTTGTTTCTCATGTTTCAGGCTGGTATTATAAGGTTGCAATTTACCGCCACTGACTTAGATCTTTACAGAGGCGAAAAACTAATTCGGCGGTTTCCTTATCAAGAATGGCAAAATTGGCGAATATTTTGGCCAGGGATTCCGATTCTGTTTTACTTTAAGGAAATTAACAGCATTCACTTTTTGCCAATTTTATTTGACCCTAACACTCTCAAGGCTTGTTTAGAACAACGCTGTCCGCGTATTTAGTGCTGAATTGCAACAGACGCGATTAATCGTGTCTGTACAAGAGTTCTCAGTAAAAATACTATTTCCAAATACCCAGTCCCTAATCCCTAATCCCC contains:
- a CDS encoding DUF3119 family protein, with translation MTSSFAPNATSTVELKPSYNIPVVLLVASIPLLLVQPLLGGIIGLLGLFLMFQAGIIRLQFTATDLDLYRGEKLIRRFPYQEWQNWRIFWPGIPILFYFKEINSIHFLPILFDPNTLKACLEQRCPRI
- a CDS encoding MlaE family lipid ABC transporter permease subunit yields the protein MSETTSKSSLGAWGQRLLAAIFLGGQVLVHLLRIRIHWRNTKEQMAAVGPDSLFIALLTAIFVGAVFTIQVAREFINFGAGNLVGGVLAVALTRELSPVLTAVILAGRVGSAFAAEIGTMRVTEQIDALLMLRTDPIDYLVIPRVLACCLMLPILTLLSLVTGLLGGMLIATNLYSIADTVFLDSARNLLGLWDILSAMIKAFCFGILIAVIGCSWGLTTTGGAKGVGQSTTTAVVTALLIIFVSNFFLSWLMFQGPGSALIKGM